Proteins found in one Mycteria americana isolate JAX WOST 10 ecotype Jacksonville Zoo and Gardens chromosome 8, USCA_MyAme_1.0, whole genome shotgun sequence genomic segment:
- the USB1 gene encoding U6 snRNA phosphodiesterase 1: MRAALVGYSSSEEEEEEEGGRQGGGAQGPPRASVTRPRLPVPAGLPGDPEPEEAVRDDSSRHGGRVRDFPHERGSWATHVYLPYRVQEEFLELVDLLVSRARTYVSSLAAMEEFHLSLSQCVVLRYHWIDPFVRSLKERLASFNRFFCMADQVKVYTNQNKTRTFIGLEVSTGHFQLLELVSEVDRVLEEFDLPTFYKDPSFHISLAWCIGDLSGRLEGQCLQELQDIVDRFEDSALLLRVQWEQIRCKSGNKYFSFPLR, encoded by the exons ATGAGGGCCGCGCTGGTGGGGTACAGCagctcggaggaggaggaggaggaggaaggggggcgCCAGGGCGGCGGCGCGCAGGGGCCCCCCCGGGCCAG CGTCACCCGCCCCCGCCTGCCCGTCCCCGCCGGCCTGCCGGGCGATCCGGAGCCGGAGGAGGCCGTTCGCGACGACAGCTCCCGGCACGGCGGCCGCGTCCGCGACTTCCCCCACGAGCGGGGCAGCTGGGCCACCCATGTCTACCTGCCCT ACAGAGTCCAGGAGGAATTCCTGGAGCTGGTGGACCTCCTGGTCTCCCGCGCTCGCACCTACGTCTCCTCGCTGGCTGCCATGGAGGAGTTCCACCTCAGCCTCTCGCAGTGTGTGGTGCTGCGCTACCACTGGATAGACCCCTTCGTCCGCTCCCTCAAGGAGCGCCTGGCCTCCTTCAACAG GTTTTTCTGCATGGCTGACCAAGTGAAGGTTTACACCAACCAGAACAAAACCAG gACCTTTATTGGCTTGGAGGTCTCCACTGGGCAtttccagctgctggagctggtctCTGAGGTGGACAGAGTTCTGGAGGAATTTGACCTTCCCACGTTCTACAAG GACCCATCGTTCCATATCAGCTTGGCCTGGTGCATCGGGGACCTGTCTGGCAGGCTAGAAGGGCAGTGTCTGCAGGAGCTCCAG GACATCGTGGACAGGTTTGAGGACTCGGCACTCCTGCTGCGTGTCCAATGGGAGCAAATCCGCTGCAAGTCGGGGAACAAGTACTTCTCCTTCCCCTTGAGGTAG
- the MMP15 gene encoding matrix metalloproteinase-15 isoform X1 produces the protein MAVGGGAPCRAGGRPPPLLVLLVLLVGAAAGEEINAEAWLRLYGYLPQPSRQMSTMHSAQTFSLALAEMQKFYGITITGILDEETKAWMKRPRCGVPDQFGARMKSNMRRKRYALTGRRWNQSHLTFSIQNYTEKLGRYHSHEAVRRAFRVWEQATPLVFREVPYEDIRQKWKKEADIMVLFASGFHGDSSPFDGVGGFLAHAYFPGPGMGGDTHFDSDEPWTLENTDVSGNNLFLVAVHELGHSLGLEHSSNPSAIMAPFYQWMDTENFQLPEDDLKGIQQLYGTTDGHPQPTKPLPTVTPRRPGRPEQRPPKLPPSGKPEQPPKPGSPDRPDQYGPDICNGNFDTVAVLRGEMFVFKGRWFWRVRHNRVLDNYPMPIGHFWRGLPGDIDAAYERHDGRFVFFKGDRYWLFREANLEPGYPQPLVTYGQGIPYNSIDTAIWWEPTGHTFFFHGDRYWRFNEDTRSVDPGYPKPISVWVGIPPSPKGAFLSPDASSTYFYRGTKYWKFDNERLKTEPGYPKSILRDFMGCHTELVPDPNPQWPKGDRPPFNPDEGSQAEGEEEEDEEEEEDEENYGKGGRQPGRDMDVVVQIDEYTRTMSVVMVLVLLVLLLCIFGLIYVIVQMQRKGTPRMLLYCKRSLQEWV, from the exons ATGGCAGTAGGTGGTGGCGCCCcctgccgggcgggcgggcggcccccgccgttgctggtgctgctggtgctgctggtgggggcggcggcgggcgaggagATCAACGCAGAG GCATGGCTGCGGCTCTACGGCTACCTGCCGCAGCCCAGCCGGCAGATGTCCACCATGCACTCGGCTCAGACCTTCTCCTTGGCCCTCGCTGAGATGCAGAAGTTTTATGGCATCACCATCACTGGCATCCTGGACGAGGAGACCAAGGC GTGGATGAAACGTCCCCGCTGTGGGGTCCCGGACCAGTTTGGGGCGCGAATGAAGTCCAACATGCGGCGGAAGCGGTACGCGCTGACAGGGCGGCGCTGGAACCAGAGCCATCTCACCTTCAG CATCCAAAACTACACGGAGAAACTGGGTCGGTACCACTCACATGAGGCTGTCCGCCGAGCTTTCCGGGTGTGGGAGCAAGCCACGCCGCTGGTTTTCCGGGAGGTGCCCTACGAGGACATCCGGCAGAAGTGGAAGAAGGAGGCCGACATCATGGTGCTCTTCGCCTCCGGCTTCCACGGAGACAGCTCCCCCTTCGATGGCGTTGGGGGGTTTTTGGCTCACGCCTATTTTCCCGGTCCTGGCATGGGGGGGGACACGCATTTTGACTCAGATGAGCCCTGGACGCTGGAGAACACGGATGTGTCTG GGAACAACCTTTTCTTGGTGGCTGTGCATGAGCTGGGGCACTCGCTGGGCTTGGAGCACTCTAGCAACCCCAGCGCTATCATGGCCCCCTTCTACCAGTGGATGGACACGGAGAACTTCCAGTTGCCCGAGGATGACCTTAAGGGCATCCAGCAGCTGTATG GTACCACGGATGGGCACCCTCAGCCCACAAAGCCTTTGCCCACAGTGACACCCCGGAGACCTGGCAGGCCAGAGCAGAGACCCCCTAAACTGCCCCCCTCGGGGAAACCGGAGCAACCCCCCAAACCTGGCAGCCCAGACCGACCTGACCAGTATGGCCCCGACATCTGCAACGGGAACTTTGACACAGTGGCGGTGCTGCGTGGGGAAATGTTTGTGTTCAAG GGCCGGTGGTTCTGGAGGGTCCGGCATAACCGGGTGTTGGACAACTACCCCATGCCCATTGGGCATTTCTGGCGGGGCCTCCCCGGGGACATTGATGCCGCCTATGAGAGGCATGATGGGAGGTTCGTCTTCTTTAAAG gTGACCGGTATTGGCTCTTCCGAGAAGCCAACCTGGAGCCCGGGTACCCACAGCCCCTGGTCACCTATGGGCAGGGCATCCCCTACAACAGCATTGACACAGCCATCTGGTGGGAACCCACAGGGCACACCTTCTTCTTCCATGGGGACAG ATACTGGCGCTTTAATGAAGACACCCGCTCAGTGGACCCTGGGTACCCGAAGCCCATCTCCGTCTGGGTGGGCATCCCTCCCTCACCCAAGGGTGCCTTTCTCAGCCCAGATGCCT CCTCCACCTACTTCTACAGAGGCACAAAGTACTGGAAATTCGACAATGAGCGGCTCAAGACGGAGCCGGGTTATCCAAAATCCATCCTACGGGACTTCATGGGCTGTCACACAGAGCTGGTCCCGGACCCCAATCCCCAGTGGCCCAAGGGGGACCGACCCCCCTTCAACCCTGATGAGGGCAGTCAGgctgaaggtgaggaggaggaagatgaggaggaggaggaagatgaggagaatTATGGCAAGGGCGGCCGTCAGCCGGGCAGGGACATGGACGTGGTGGTGCAGATTGATGAGTACACGCGCACCATGAGCGTTGTcatggtgctggtgctgctggtgctgctgctctgcatcttTGGCCTCATCTATGTCATTGTCCAGATGCAGAGGAAGGGCACACCCCGAATGCTCTTGTACTGCAAGCGCTCCTTGCAGGAGTGGGTCTGA
- the MMP15 gene encoding matrix metalloproteinase-15 isoform X2: protein MAVGGGAPCRAGGRPPPLLVLLVLLVGAAAGEEINAEAWLRLYGYLPQPSRQMSTMHSAQTFSLALAEMQKFYGITITGILDEETKAWMKRPRCGVPDQFGARMKSNMRRKRYALTGRRWNQSHLTFSIQNYTEKLGRYHSHEAVRRAFRVWEQATPLVFREVPYEDIRQKWKKEADIMVLFASGFHGDSSPFDGVGGFLAHAYFPGPGMGGDTHFDSDEPWTLENTDVSGNNLFLVAVHELGHSLGLEHSSNPSAIMAPFYQWMDTENFQLPEDDLKGIQQLYVTPRRPGRPEQRPPKLPPSGKPEQPPKPGSPDRPDQYGPDICNGNFDTVAVLRGEMFVFKGRWFWRVRHNRVLDNYPMPIGHFWRGLPGDIDAAYERHDGRFVFFKGDRYWLFREANLEPGYPQPLVTYGQGIPYNSIDTAIWWEPTGHTFFFHGDRYWRFNEDTRSVDPGYPKPISVWVGIPPSPKGAFLSPDASSTYFYRGTKYWKFDNERLKTEPGYPKSILRDFMGCHTELVPDPNPQWPKGDRPPFNPDEGSQAEGEEEEDEEEEEDEENYGKGGRQPGRDMDVVVQIDEYTRTMSVVMVLVLLVLLLCIFGLIYVIVQMQRKGTPRMLLYCKRSLQEWV from the exons ATGGCAGTAGGTGGTGGCGCCCcctgccgggcgggcgggcggcccccgccgttgctggtgctgctggtgctgctggtgggggcggcggcgggcgaggagATCAACGCAGAG GCATGGCTGCGGCTCTACGGCTACCTGCCGCAGCCCAGCCGGCAGATGTCCACCATGCACTCGGCTCAGACCTTCTCCTTGGCCCTCGCTGAGATGCAGAAGTTTTATGGCATCACCATCACTGGCATCCTGGACGAGGAGACCAAGGC GTGGATGAAACGTCCCCGCTGTGGGGTCCCGGACCAGTTTGGGGCGCGAATGAAGTCCAACATGCGGCGGAAGCGGTACGCGCTGACAGGGCGGCGCTGGAACCAGAGCCATCTCACCTTCAG CATCCAAAACTACACGGAGAAACTGGGTCGGTACCACTCACATGAGGCTGTCCGCCGAGCTTTCCGGGTGTGGGAGCAAGCCACGCCGCTGGTTTTCCGGGAGGTGCCCTACGAGGACATCCGGCAGAAGTGGAAGAAGGAGGCCGACATCATGGTGCTCTTCGCCTCCGGCTTCCACGGAGACAGCTCCCCCTTCGATGGCGTTGGGGGGTTTTTGGCTCACGCCTATTTTCCCGGTCCTGGCATGGGGGGGGACACGCATTTTGACTCAGATGAGCCCTGGACGCTGGAGAACACGGATGTGTCTG GGAACAACCTTTTCTTGGTGGCTGTGCATGAGCTGGGGCACTCGCTGGGCTTGGAGCACTCTAGCAACCCCAGCGCTATCATGGCCCCCTTCTACCAGTGGATGGACACGGAGAACTTCCAGTTGCCCGAGGATGACCTTAAGGGCATCCAGCAGCTGTATG TGACACCCCGGAGACCTGGCAGGCCAGAGCAGAGACCCCCTAAACTGCCCCCCTCGGGGAAACCGGAGCAACCCCCCAAACCTGGCAGCCCAGACCGACCTGACCAGTATGGCCCCGACATCTGCAACGGGAACTTTGACACAGTGGCGGTGCTGCGTGGGGAAATGTTTGTGTTCAAG GGCCGGTGGTTCTGGAGGGTCCGGCATAACCGGGTGTTGGACAACTACCCCATGCCCATTGGGCATTTCTGGCGGGGCCTCCCCGGGGACATTGATGCCGCCTATGAGAGGCATGATGGGAGGTTCGTCTTCTTTAAAG gTGACCGGTATTGGCTCTTCCGAGAAGCCAACCTGGAGCCCGGGTACCCACAGCCCCTGGTCACCTATGGGCAGGGCATCCCCTACAACAGCATTGACACAGCCATCTGGTGGGAACCCACAGGGCACACCTTCTTCTTCCATGGGGACAG ATACTGGCGCTTTAATGAAGACACCCGCTCAGTGGACCCTGGGTACCCGAAGCCCATCTCCGTCTGGGTGGGCATCCCTCCCTCACCCAAGGGTGCCTTTCTCAGCCCAGATGCCT CCTCCACCTACTTCTACAGAGGCACAAAGTACTGGAAATTCGACAATGAGCGGCTCAAGACGGAGCCGGGTTATCCAAAATCCATCCTACGGGACTTCATGGGCTGTCACACAGAGCTGGTCCCGGACCCCAATCCCCAGTGGCCCAAGGGGGACCGACCCCCCTTCAACCCTGATGAGGGCAGTCAGgctgaaggtgaggaggaggaagatgaggaggaggaggaagatgaggagaatTATGGCAAGGGCGGCCGTCAGCCGGGCAGGGACATGGACGTGGTGGTGCAGATTGATGAGTACACGCGCACCATGAGCGTTGTcatggtgctggtgctgctggtgctgctgctctgcatcttTGGCCTCATCTATGTCATTGTCCAGATGCAGAGGAAGGGCACACCCCGAATGCTCTTGTACTGCAAGCGCTCCTTGCAGGAGTGGGTCTGA